One genomic segment of Polynucleobacter sp. MWH-UH2A includes these proteins:
- a CDS encoding MFS transporter, whose translation MSQQTDTSLTGFYKVMNPKEKKTFWGCFLGWALDGMDFMIYPLVIGTIIAVWQVDRGMAGLAVTGTLLASAFGGWFAGYLADRIGRVRTLQFTILWFSSFSLICAFTQDFNQLMIARALLGFGFGGEWAAGAVLMGETIRAEYRGRAVGTVQSAWAIGWGAAVLLQAIMFSLLPADMAWRAMFVVGFFPALLLLYIRRHVDEPEIAKIAREKVVAAGQAPSILEIFKPGILKTTILASLLTMGAQGGYYAITTWVPTFLKAERKLTVVGSTGYLAFLIVGSFIGYLVGAWMADRYGRRKLFMTFSLGAIVLVIAYTQLEITNEMMMWLGFPLGFFASGYFSGMGAFLTELFPTRLRGSGQGFCYNFGRGIGALFPALVGYFSAQYGLAMAIAIFAVIAYGVFFIAAVILPETKGRELQAN comes from the coding sequence ATGAGTCAACAAACGGATACCAGTCTGACCGGTTTCTATAAGGTCATGAACCCCAAAGAAAAGAAAACATTCTGGGGTTGCTTTTTAGGTTGGGCGCTTGATGGTATGGATTTCATGATCTATCCATTGGTGATCGGCACCATTATTGCCGTGTGGCAAGTAGATCGTGGAATGGCTGGTCTAGCGGTGACAGGAACCTTGCTTGCTTCCGCATTCGGCGGATGGTTTGCTGGATATCTTGCTGATCGAATTGGTCGTGTTCGCACTTTGCAATTCACCATCTTATGGTTTTCTAGTTTTAGTTTGATTTGTGCATTCACACAAGACTTCAATCAGCTCATGATTGCTCGCGCACTCTTGGGATTTGGTTTTGGTGGTGAGTGGGCTGCTGGCGCAGTGTTAATGGGTGAAACCATTCGCGCAGAATATCGTGGTCGTGCAGTCGGTACCGTGCAGTCTGCATGGGCGATCGGCTGGGGCGCCGCAGTTCTCTTGCAAGCCATTATGTTTAGTCTGTTGCCGGCTGACATGGCATGGCGCGCAATGTTCGTAGTTGGCTTCTTCCCTGCATTGCTGCTCTTGTATATTCGTCGCCATGTGGATGAGCCAGAGATCGCAAAGATCGCTCGCGAAAAAGTGGTTGCAGCAGGTCAAGCACCTTCCATCTTGGAAATTTTCAAGCCTGGCATTTTGAAAACAACCATCTTGGCTTCATTGCTGACGATGGGTGCGCAAGGTGGCTACTATGCTATCACTACTTGGGTGCCAACATTCTTGAAGGCGGAACGTAAGTTAACTGTGGTTGGGTCCACTGGTTATCTAGCCTTCTTAATTGTGGGAAGCTTTATTGGTTATCTCGTGGGTGCATGGATGGCGGATCGTTATGGTCGCCGGAAATTATTCATGACATTCTCACTTGGTGCGATTGTCTTGGTGATTGCATACACTCAGTTAGAAATTACCAATGAGATGATGATGTGGCTTGGCTTCCCATTGGGATTCTTCGCTAGTGGTTATTTCTCTGGCATGGGGGCATTCTTGACAGAATTGTTCCCAACCCGTTTGCGTGGATCTGGACAGGGCTTTTGCTATAACTTTGGTCGTGGCATCGGCGCTTTGTTCCCGGCATTAGTTGGTTACTTCTCGGCTCAATATGGATTGGCGATGGCGATTGCGATTTTTGCAGTGATTGCTTATGGCGTATTCTTTATTGCAGCAGTGATTCTTCCTGAGACTAAAGGGCGAGAGTTGCAGGCCAATTAA
- a CDS encoding 3-oxoacid CoA-transferase subunit A produces the protein MINKIIPGVAQAVQDIADGSTILVSGFGGAGLPIYLLDALAEQGAKNLTIISNNAGNSGIGIAKLIGKGQVKKVVCSFPRQPESGAFDDLYREGKIELELVPQGTLAERIRAGGAGIGGFYTPTGFGTELAKGKDTRVIDGVDHIFEAAIKADYALIKADKGDRWGNLTYHRTGRNFGPIMATAARCTIAQVNEVVELGQLDPEVIVTPGIFVKRIVLVGGKS, from the coding sequence GTGATAAACAAAATTATTCCTGGTGTGGCGCAAGCCGTCCAGGATATAGCCGATGGCTCAACCATTTTGGTTTCGGGTTTTGGTGGCGCAGGCTTGCCAATATATTTATTGGATGCTCTTGCGGAACAGGGCGCAAAGAATCTCACCATCATCAGTAACAATGCCGGAAATTCAGGAATTGGTATTGCTAAATTAATTGGTAAAGGCCAGGTTAAAAAAGTAGTCTGTTCATTTCCTCGTCAGCCAGAGTCTGGTGCTTTCGATGATTTATATCGTGAAGGAAAAATTGAGCTTGAGCTAGTTCCACAAGGCACTCTGGCTGAGCGGATACGTGCTGGTGGCGCTGGAATTGGTGGTTTCTATACGCCTACTGGTTTTGGTACGGAATTGGCCAAGGGGAAAGATACGCGCGTTATTGATGGCGTTGACCACATTTTTGAAGCGGCAATCAAAGCGGACTATGCGCTTATCAAGGCCGACAAAGGGGATCGTTGGGGTAATTTAACTTATCACCGCACAGGTCGTAACTTCGGTCCCATTATGGCAACAGCTGCGCGTTGCACCATTGCACAAGTGAATGAAGTTGTGGAGCTAGGTCAGCTCGATCCTGAAGTAATCGTAACTCCGGGAATTTTTGTGAAACGTATTGTGCTAGTGGGAGGCAAATCATGA
- the aceA gene encoding isocitrate lyase: MADRKAEIAAIQKDWDTNPRWKGIKRGYTAEDVVRLRGSLMIEHTLAKHGAEKLWDLVNNEAYVNCLGALTGGQAMQQVKAGIQAIYLSGWQVAADGNSYAAMYPDQSLYPVDSVPKMVERINNSFQRADEIQTAKGIGPGDAGYIDYYAPIVADAEAGFGGVLNAFELAKALIKQGAAGVHFEDQLSSVKKCGHLGGKVLLPTGESVQKLIAARLAADVMGVPTIILARTDAEAADLLTSDYDENDKPFLTGERTAEGFYKTRKGLDQAISRGLAYAEYADMVWCETGTPDLDFARQFAEAIRAKFPGKMLAYNCSPSFNWKKNLDDATIAKFQRELGAMGYKYQFITLAGIHSMWYNMYDLAQDYSKRGMTAYVEKVQEPEFAARDRGYTFVSHQQEVGTGYFDDVTTVIQGGKSSVTALTGSTEEEQFH, from the coding sequence ATGGCAGATCGCAAAGCTGAAATCGCAGCAATTCAGAAGGATTGGGATACCAATCCACGTTGGAAAGGCATCAAACGTGGCTATACAGCAGAGGATGTTGTACGTCTGCGCGGTTCGTTGATGATTGAGCACACATTGGCAAAGCATGGCGCTGAAAAATTGTGGGATCTCGTGAATAACGAAGCATATGTAAATTGCTTAGGCGCATTGACCGGTGGTCAAGCGATGCAACAAGTTAAAGCTGGTATTCAAGCGATCTACTTGTCTGGTTGGCAAGTAGCTGCTGATGGCAATTCTTACGCAGCAATGTATCCAGATCAATCTTTGTATCCTGTGGATTCTGTTCCAAAGATGGTTGAGCGTATTAATAACTCATTCCAGCGCGCTGATGAAATTCAAACTGCTAAAGGTATCGGCCCTGGTGATGCAGGTTATATCGACTACTATGCTCCAATCGTTGCTGATGCAGAAGCAGGCTTCGGTGGTGTATTGAATGCTTTTGAATTAGCTAAGGCATTAATTAAGCAAGGCGCAGCTGGCGTTCACTTTGAAGACCAACTTTCTTCTGTGAAGAAGTGCGGTCACTTGGGCGGTAAGGTATTGTTGCCAACTGGCGAGTCAGTGCAGAAATTGATCGCAGCCCGTTTGGCTGCAGACGTAATGGGCGTGCCAACAATTATTTTGGCTCGTACCGATGCTGAAGCTGCTGATTTGTTGACATCTGATTACGATGAAAACGATAAGCCATTCTTGACTGGTGAGCGCACTGCAGAAGGCTTCTACAAGACTCGTAAGGGTTTGGATCAAGCAATTTCACGTGGCCTTGCTTATGCTGAATACGCTGATATGGTTTGGTGTGAAACCGGTACTCCTGATTTGGATTTTGCACGTCAGTTTGCTGAAGCAATTCGTGCGAAGTTCCCAGGCAAGATGTTGGCATACAACTGCTCACCATCATTTAACTGGAAGAAGAACCTGGACGATGCAACGATTGCGAAATTCCAACGTGAGTTGGGCGCAATGGGTTACAAATATCAGTTCATTACTCTCGCTGGTATTCACTCTATGTGGTACAACATGTACGACTTGGCGCAAGACTACTCTAAGCGTGGCATGACTGCTTATGTTGAGAAAGTACAAGAGCCAGAATTTGCTGCTCGTGATCGTGGATACACCTTCGTATCACATCAGCAAGAAGTTGGCACAGGTTACTTTGATGATGTAACAACTGTTATTCAAGGTGGCAAGTCATCTGTTACAGCCTTGACTGGTTCTACTGAAGAAGAGCAGTTCCACTAA
- a CDS encoding HIT family protein produces the protein MTNCILCKDELKPEEGELIWRGDDCRVIMVNDPDLPGFCRVIWNRHVPEMSDLTYGEREHIMSLVFAVEEVIRELMEPDKVNLATLGNMVPHIHWHVIPRYQDDAYFPGSPWSAKARETSKSVLEARRALAKMLPAIIRDAISQMY, from the coding sequence ATGACAAATTGCATACTTTGTAAAGATGAGCTCAAGCCCGAAGAGGGTGAGTTAATTTGGCGCGGCGATGATTGCCGAGTCATCATGGTGAATGATCCCGACTTACCAGGATTTTGTCGGGTGATTTGGAATCGCCATGTTCCTGAAATGTCTGATCTCACCTATGGCGAACGTGAGCACATCATGTCTTTAGTGTTTGCTGTTGAGGAAGTTATTCGTGAGCTAATGGAGCCAGACAAGGTCAATCTGGCTACTTTGGGGAATATGGTTCCGCATATTCATTGGCATGTGATTCCTCGATATCAAGATGATGCCTATTTTCCAGGTTCACCGTGGTCAGCAAAGGCAAGAGAGACCTCAAAATCGGTGCTTGAGGCCAGAAGGGCGCTTGCCAAGATGCTGCCCGCCATTATTCGCGATGCGATCTCACAAATGTATTAA
- a CDS encoding amidohydrolase has translation MSAVDIPFCPGPPDHQSGPFPFKLPYGAVDTHAHVISAASFVPDRSYTSPEATEEQYIRMLDEVGMTYGVLIQVSVNGQDNEPMLKALENHPKRLRGIAVPLLNQPDAYYQRMKDAGVVGIRMNLMFSGGGLDISKLEECDALAKDWGWHIQFLLDANDLPGLMPRMQKMQSTLVIDHMGYLRTSIGLQSPGFRALLELVKERAWVKVSGAYRLTDNPPPYLDVVPYAKALIAAAPDRCVWGSDWPHVANWGIMPRVAQMLESLALYAPDEEQRNRILCGNPQRLYFS, from the coding sequence GTGTCCGCAGTAGATATTCCGTTTTGCCCAGGACCGCCTGATCATCAGAGCGGTCCTTTTCCTTTTAAGTTGCCTTATGGCGCAGTGGATACGCATGCTCATGTAATTAGTGCTGCCAGCTTTGTACCTGATCGCTCCTATACCTCTCCAGAAGCAACTGAAGAACAGTACATTCGCATGCTGGATGAAGTTGGTATGACCTACGGGGTTCTGATTCAGGTAAGTGTGAATGGTCAAGACAACGAGCCCATGTTGAAAGCGCTTGAGAACCATCCCAAACGCTTACGTGGTATAGCTGTGCCCTTACTGAATCAGCCAGACGCTTATTACCAAAGAATGAAAGATGCTGGGGTTGTCGGCATCCGTATGAATTTGATGTTCTCTGGCGGTGGTTTAGATATCTCAAAGCTGGAAGAGTGCGATGCACTTGCTAAAGATTGGGGTTGGCATATCCAATTTTTATTGGACGCGAATGATTTGCCTGGTCTGATGCCACGCATGCAAAAGATGCAATCAACTTTAGTGATTGACCACATGGGTTATTTACGCACCTCTATTGGATTGCAGTCACCAGGCTTTCGTGCGTTGCTAGAGTTAGTAAAAGAAAGGGCTTGGGTAAAGGTGTCTGGCGCATACCGCTTAACCGATAACCCGCCTCCCTATTTAGATGTGGTGCCATATGCCAAGGCGCTCATTGCTGCGGCACCAGATAGATGTGTGTGGGGCTCAGATTGGCCGCATGTCGCCAATTGGGGGATCATGCCGCGAGTCGCGCAAATGTTGGAAAGCTTGGCTTTATATGCTCCCGATGAGGAGCAGCGCAATAGGATTCTCTGCGGTAATCCGCAACGTCTATATTTTTCATAA